In Phycisphaerae bacterium, a genomic segment contains:
- a CDS encoding tyrosine-type recombinase/integrase: MAAIFRKPGRQTWWITYYVNGLRVRHSLRTRDERIARLRLKKLEGDLVTGDLVQASRTPLVPFLTAFCEHLSTIRTRKSYKNDLSYLRTVFGPVCDALKPGSTINHGCRATKPITVKDRFAGRHIQVKVLEELTAGIIEGHITQRVKHEGIAPKTANRIREVLHILFTYAIRQHGFRSPDRRFPNPVDAVPRRKEPERHIRFLTLPQIDEQLLVLAERPVIQALVAMYIYAGLRREEALWLTPDDVDLKAGMIRVRQKVVNGESWQPKTRRNRRVPISSTLRSYLEACQPAEDSVWFFPSPTGKRWDPDNFSQDLREINERNGLSWTCLDFRHSFGSHLAQKGESLYKIAELMGNSPEICRRHYAALIPEEMRDTVEFDVRPRVVQPDAEARSA; this comes from the coding sequence ATGGCAGCCATCTTCCGCAAACCCGGCAGGCAGACCTGGTGGATCACCTACTACGTGAACGGCCTGCGGGTCCGGCACTCGCTACGGACCCGCGATGAGCGGATCGCCCGCCTCAGGCTCAAGAAGTTGGAAGGGGACCTTGTCACGGGCGACCTGGTCCAAGCGTCGCGGACGCCGCTCGTCCCGTTCCTCACGGCATTCTGCGAACACTTGAGCACGATTCGAACGCGGAAGTCGTACAAGAACGACCTCTCCTACCTGCGGACCGTGTTCGGCCCGGTGTGCGACGCGCTGAAGCCGGGCAGCACGATCAACCACGGGTGCCGGGCGACGAAACCAATCACCGTGAAGGACCGGTTTGCTGGCCGCCACATTCAGGTCAAGGTGCTCGAAGAGCTCACCGCCGGCATCATCGAGGGGCATATCACGCAACGGGTGAAGCACGAGGGAATCGCCCCGAAGACCGCGAATCGAATCCGGGAGGTGCTGCACATCCTGTTTACCTACGCGATCCGGCAGCATGGATTCCGCTCGCCCGACCGGCGATTCCCCAACCCCGTCGACGCGGTTCCGCGACGGAAGGAACCGGAGCGGCACATTCGGTTCCTGACGTTGCCGCAGATCGACGAGCAACTGCTCGTGCTGGCGGAGCGGCCGGTCATCCAGGCCCTGGTCGCGATGTACATCTACGCAGGCCTGCGTCGCGAGGAGGCGTTGTGGCTGACACCGGACGATGTCGACCTCAAAGCGGGCATGATCCGTGTGCGTCAAAAAGTCGTGAACGGCGAATCCTGGCAGCCCAAAACGCGGCGAAATCGCCGCGTGCCGATTTCGTCCACGCTGCGGAGCTACTTGGAGGCTTGTCAGCCAGCCGAGGACTCCGTTTGGTTTTTCCCATCGCCAACGGGCAAGCGCTGGGACCCGGACAACTTTTCCCAGGACCTACGCGAGATCAACGAGCGGAACGGCCTGTCGTGGACGTGCCTCGACTTCCGGCATTCGTTCGGCAGCCACCTGGCCCAGAAGGGCGAGTCGCTCTACAAGATCGCGGAGCTGATGGGCAACAGCCCAGAGATTTGTCGGCGGCACTATGCGGCTTTGATTCCCGAGGAAATGCGGGACACGGTCGAGTTCGACGTGAGACCGCGGGTGGTGCAGCCGGATGCGGAAGCCCGGTCAGCGTGA
- a CDS encoding collagen-like protein: MRMLLSPRLRRGSVTPALLGFACVGLLVAQIEPGCIPPADEAGPQYVGLTEDDVRQIVQQVLAEQQIAARQGPQGAEGPQGPQGVPGQPGTQGQPGQDGDPGANCWDLNGDGIGNLATEDVNHDGVVDVLDCRGAAGPVNCGDCDTSFVNEGQANSITGSMVQVGSVTHDKLSSQGQPVDRVLKSDGDGSVVWGVDSTGGGQLECGDCDSVFVNEQQPDAISADMIAARAVTGVKIDQMGATDGQVLKWDDGTGTWAPDDDLQGGGGGGGDITAVYADAGLMGGATSGEAHLNVGDGAGIVVGSDTVSVGQGWPCRDRS, translated from the coding sequence ATGCGTATGTTACTGAGCCCACGGTTGCGTCGCGGAAGTGTGACACCTGCACTTCTCGGCTTTGCTTGCGTCGGTCTGCTCGTTGCTCAGATCGAGCCGGGCTGCATTCCGCCGGCCGATGAAGCGGGCCCGCAGTACGTCGGTCTCACCGAGGACGACGTGCGGCAGATCGTGCAACAGGTCTTGGCGGAGCAGCAGATTGCCGCCCGCCAGGGACCGCAGGGAGCCGAGGGTCCACAGGGACCGCAAGGCGTCCCCGGGCAACCGGGCACACAAGGTCAGCCAGGGCAGGACGGAGACCCAGGGGCGAACTGCTGGGACCTGAACGGTGACGGCATTGGCAACTTGGCGACTGAGGATGTCAACCATGACGGGGTCGTGGATGTCCTCGATTGCCGGGGCGCAGCAGGCCCTGTTAATTGCGGTGATTGTGATACCAGTTTCGTGAACGAGGGCCAGGCGAATTCAATCACCGGATCGATGGTTCAGGTAGGAAGCGTCACGCACGACAAGCTGAGCTCGCAGGGACAACCGGTCGACAGGGTGCTCAAGTCAGACGGTGACGGCAGCGTGGTGTGGGGCGTTGATAGCACCGGTGGAGGCCAGTTGGAGTGCGGCGATTGCGACAGCGTTTTCGTAAATGAGCAGCAACCGGATGCGATTTCGGCAGACATGATCGCCGCTCGCGCGGTGACGGGCGTGAAGATCGATCAAATGGGTGCGACGGACGGCCAAGTGCTCAAGTGGGACGACGGCACGGGGACGTGGGCTCCGGACGACGACCTCCAGGGTGGTGGGGGCGGGGGTGGTGATATTACCGCCGTGTATGCGGACGCCGGACTGATGGGCGGCGCTACATCGGGAGAGGCGCATCTCAATGTGGGTGATGGCGCCGGCATTGTCGTGGGGTCGGATACAGTCTCGGTTGGTCAAGGATGGCCGTGTCGGGATCGGAGCTGA
- a CDS encoding tail fiber domain-containing protein — protein sequence MTLAVNGQAAKPGGGDWAALSDRRLKKDIEPLLGALDRVLALRGVTFEYNDPHTPLTLPGRQVGFIAQDVEGVFPEWVSEGENGYKYVAPRGFQALIVEALRELRQEKEAQIRALQDESATLRARLAVLEARLGMTTSSSAASTME from the coding sequence GTGACGCTAGCCGTCAACGGTCAGGCTGCCAAACCGGGCGGAGGGGACTGGGCGGCACTGTCAGACCGTCGACTAAAAAAGGACATTGAGCCGCTGCTGGGCGCGCTTGATCGGGTCCTCGCCCTTCGTGGCGTGACCTTTGAGTACAACGATCCACACACACCCCTAACTCTGCCGGGTAGGCAGGTCGGCTTCATTGCGCAGGATGTAGAAGGGGTTTTTCCAGAGTGGGTGAGTGAGGGTGAAAACGGGTACAAATACGTGGCACCCCGAGGCTTCCAGGCCCTCATCGTCGAGGCCCTACGTGAGCTTCGCCAGGAAAAGGAGGCACAGATCAGGGCGCTACAGGACGAGAGTGCCACACTGCGCGCACGCTTGGCGGTACTTGAGGCCCGGCTTGGAATGACCACGTCATCGTCTGCGGCGTCAACAATGGAATGA